tcttcttcttcttcttcttcttcttcttcttcttcttcttcttcttcttcttcttcttcttcttcttcttcttatacTGGGGAAAAAGACATTGGCAAAAGTACTTTGGTAATGAAGTGTTTCTTAAATCAAAGTTAGCAATTGTGTTAATATAACGTGTTTACTTGAGCTGAAAGAACTTAATAATTTGTGTGTTAACATATATATAATTGAAGTAATATGAAACATAAAAAATCCACTCAGAGGCACAGGCACCGGACATCATAACTTAAACAccacatgtaaataaaagaaaaccagGCCTGTCATCAAGATAAAGTTAcatgatttgttatttttcttttgtggaCAGTGCAAAGTGGGAAATAATTAGGATTAACATAAGATAATCATATAATAATGATGGTCTGTAGAAAATTAAAATGACGATGAGTAATTTGGTTTTGTTCATCTCTTATTGACATTTCAAAGAAATGAGAGCTGATGTTGCTGCGGTATCAGTTTGGTCTAAAGCTAATTAATGAGAGAATATAAAGCAGATACGAATATTTATTCAGTAATCCCCTGTCGCTCGACTCATCATCAAGCTTTTATAATGATTGTGGAATATGAATAATCATGCTTCTATCTAAAAGCATTTTATCGCTTGTATAAAGTTAAATGAAGTGattattcgttttttttttaaactgatcaTAATCTAATATAATCACTACAACCAGTAAATTTTAAAACTGGCTCTCCTGACCGTAACTGCTCAGTAATCTTGTCAGTATTATAAATGAGAGGTGAGAGATGTGTGAATAGAGTGAAATACAACATGCTCCTGTTTGTTCAGATGATTTCTCACTCAGCAGCTTCCGTAAATCCAAACCCTTTAATATCTTTTGACTGGAAGAGGAATCATAACGGGGATTCCAGTGTCTGGCAGAGCAGACACTGGAAGTCTTTTTACACTGTGATGCGACTGCCTGTTAGGGACAAGCTGTGTTTATGATCGTAAACTATTCACTAAAAACTGATATATCTAGATTTAATAAGCCCATCCCTCTTTataatcatattaataataataatcatacatTTTCAGTGTATTTTTCACAGTGTTTAACAAGATACAATGATAAAAGCAGTTAAGAGACTGTTCAAATCAAAAGGAGTTTAAAATAGATATAGTAAAATAGAGAAAAGTGATAAGGAAATCAAGGAAAtaatatcaaaaagaaaggaggTTACATGAATGCCATTATATAAATATCTGTGTTAGAAGGTGaggtaaaaaatataattaggaTCAGTGCATCAGACCCTATGTAAGattaaaagcacatttatagaaatgtgttttacagagTGATTTAAAAGAGGATGAGGATAAGTCTGATGTCCTCTGGGAGTTTGTTCCATAGAGTTTTTTCCTCTAACAGAAAAAGCCTGGTCACCCTCAGTGCTCAGGTTATTTGGTGCtcatttattaataatcatttttaaACCTTAACcaacaaataatgaaaacttAATCCTGTTGTTTCTGactaaaatatcaaaatcaGTGAAATACATATTGTTTTTACAGCAAACTGACGGATAAATAACCGGCGACAGCTTTCGTGACATATCaacagttttttaattaaactcaGAGGATGACAGGAACATTATGATGAGAGTAATTAAAACTAGGTtcatattgaataaataaacattgcaTTAAAAGGTTCGGCTGAAAATTGTTGTTTGCCAAGTTGGGCAAAAATTTCTGATACAGGCGGAACCCTTAAAGCCAGTAAGTGATAAAACCAAGTCCGTAAAAGAGGGGACTTCTTTATAGTAATTGCAGGGAGCACACATGGGGAGGAGGTAATCACCAGAGTTATATACAGTGAGAGGCTGTCAATGTTGACCCTGGGAGTTACACTGATAACACACCAGCCACGGCTCACTGTGACCACACAGATACGTTTCATTAATGAATCACATGAGTGCATTTTATATTGCTatatctttacattttaatttcaaaccttatacaattatttatttgatgtacATTTCATATTCTAAAGGTAAAAGCTATACAGAGAGCATGTGGAATATGACTGGAGCTGtcatttgaatattttgaaGAAAAGGTAATTATACCACATACATGACAGTGTAATACCACTATagcaatttaaattaaataattgatGTACTTTAACTATTcatattatgtattttatgtatCATACTTATCTATATGAGTCACTTTACTGCTTTTACATACTGTGTTTAATTATATTGTATTGAAGAACATATTTCTTTGGCTTGTCATTATACAGTTGctcatttgtatatttgtatattaccTTGGTAAATCTTTATACCAGGCACAGTTAGATTTCtgttatttgtatgtatttacacAATGACAAAAAAGTGCTTAAATCTTGAATCCATTAAATAGTTCACATCAGGTGGTTTAATTATTATAAAGCTTAACTGGTCAGTGAAGGATTGTGGTAGtacagaaaaatatcaaaactctacaaataaatagattttaatgttattatctTTTTATGTATAcgctgtttttaaaatataacattattcataaataaagaGATGTTTAACTGCTGTATAATGTGGATGTAAATGTTGGGGCAGATTTCAGCAGCAACATTTGAGGAAATGTTTTGAACATTCAGATCAACATCCACCACAGTGTAGCTCTGTTGCCAACAATACCCCAAGATACAAGATTAACTTTAGTAGGGCCCGAGCAGCGAACAGCGGGAGACAGTTGATTGAAACatctattgaaattgtaaggattttttatgttttttttcaggaaaatgaattggcttttcgagggctttaacatggagaaaattagaaagtgctGAAAGTTGActtattctggagtaattttcAATTGGCGTGACAGAAGGgcttaacccccccccacacacacacacacccgtccaagcctgaacagctctatgtgtcaatatttcctcagagTCAAGGCGCCACCCacaaatcagtgtgaaaatgaagttgttgtaacattgtccaattgacacaaaattgctcacgcttcATCAGAAcccctacttgaacagatctattacTGTATGTTATAATactgatggcgccacctactgccAACAATAGGCACCACCTACTGGAATATTACTTTACTGTCTTGGTACTTTTACCTCAGTGAATGATCCGAATTCCTCTTCCACAATTGGTTGAGTTTATCAATTGGCTTATACTTTAGTACTTGTTTGACAAGTACTTGTAACAGAGTATTTCTACTGTGCAGTATTAGTTAGTAGAAATATGATTTGATTTTCGTCCTCCAGTCCAACAGGGGTCGGTGCTGTCTCGGAGCTCGGAGTCTCTGTTTCCGGTAGCTGGCTGTCTTTTTCATAGATATAGTCTTTGTcccctcagagactcagagtggcagagaggaggaacatgtccgccgtgcagctgctgcgggtgtcggtacatgagcggatcagcgctgccgctgaagacttcttgctgcaggtggaggacggaggaggaaagGCTCGAGTCCCGGAGCTGAGAGCGATGCTCACTGAGCGGCTAATGGCGGCGGTGGAGCAGATCCTCGCGGGGCTTGAGGAAACCTTGTTTGAGTACGATGACCGAGTGGAGCGGTCCGAGCGGGAGATCtgccgccagaggaggctgctcgagGCCGTGATGCAGCCCAAAGTctggctgcacagagcaggtcagtccctAGAGGAACCGCTAACATGCTAACGGTAGCTAGCATAAGCCCGGGCAGCGGAGTTAACACGTCACTTCcggtctctgtctgctgcacaacctctcacctgaataatgaggaggatttgatgctgttgtgaacgagtctgtgcggaaaacctcctgctgtgttgctcACGGTGTTGTGCAGGTTCACacctcatgaactagttcaaagttcagttcatacaagttaacatgaatagttcacgttcatagttcaccatttaaattctgaactaggacatagttcagttaatttcatagtttaaaggtgaagtgtgaaaatgaaagactgttttttaaagaaaaatgtatccATCACAGCCCCTTAACTTAAACTGTGattgatatatttaaattcctaaaagaaatgttgtttttaattgtttatattaTTGCTAATTTTGCCTGCTAATTTATTCATACCCTGCAAACAAAAGGCACAACAAATCATATTGCTATGCCTTGCTATGAAACCAATTATTAGGCTAAACCTTCATTTCtataatttaaatgtataaaatatatgtgtgtatgcgtTGTGtgggagcgcgcacacacacagtcgcccgctcctggtatttcatgctgGGCTGATGCAATCAGGATTTAACAAATCAACGTGATGTTCCCTCACGTCCActttcaacatatgaaaactgatacgtaaagttcactgttcgaGAAAAATATacgcgacatgcacaacactgcacaggcGGGCCGAAGAGCTGCATGCGtttccagagccgcgggttttACCCACAGGTCTTCTCTGAAAGTAGcttaaccaactaactaacttcCCCTCGCCCTGTTCTCCTCTGTAAGTGACCTAATTGGTTTATTTGGCggcaaaattattttttatatataccagaaacccttttttttatgctgCTTCCTTTACAAGCTGCGTCGTAACACCAACTGTAAAATACCTCAACATCTCTGCATTCTGAATGTGATCCTTCAAAAATCTCAACAGTCGACattaaatgacacaacacaagtttttcaaatCATTTCAGGAAACTCTTAAATGATAAACGTGTGTATTTtggtttcagtgtgtcctgcagacatCAAGCAACTGATGGTGATTATAGAAGAGGTTCCCCCTGAGGAGCAGAAAGATAACAGAgcggactgtggaggaccagacccagccaggaactcaggtcctgatggacgttTACAACCAGGTTGTGAGGACGAGactgaagactcttctgagactgaagacagtgaggatgattggatggagaccagggaacctcagaCTGGTTTGAATACAAGTAATAACAAACAGCCTTGAAGTGATATGTTGACATTAAATTACACAtcacaagtttttcaaaacacttcaggaaactctgacatgataaacgtgtgtatttgtgtttcagtgtgtcctgcagacttccagcaactgatggtgaataaagaagaggttccccctGAGGAGCAGCTGTGGAGCCGCCTTGTGGTCCTGGAGGACCCTGAGCCCcaccacattaaagaggaacagaaggaaccgtggaccaatcaggatggacagcagcttcaaggactggaggaggctgatatcaagttcacattgactcctgtcgctgtgaagagtgaagaagatgaagagaaacttaaatCGTCAAAGCTTCATCAGAGTGAGACAAAGAAGAACAGAGtggactgtggaggaccagaaccagctaggaactcaggtcctgatggacgtttacaaccaggtcctgaggacaagactgaagactcttctgagactgaagagAGTGAGGATCCttggatggagaccagggaacctcagaCTGGTTTGAATAcgagaaataacaaacagcctctaagTGATATTGGatgtaagacagaaaaaaaatcattaagttgctctgagtgtggtagaAGATTTAACCAAAGGGGCCATCTAAATAtccatatgaggattcatacaggagagaaaccgtttagttgctccgAGTGTGGTAAACGATTTAACCAAGTGGGTGTTCTAAATATACATaagaggattcatacaggagagaaaccgtttagttgctctgagtgtggtaaaagatttagccGTAGGGACAGTCTAAATatacatatgaggagtcatacaggagagaaaccgtttaggtGCTCTGAGTGTGATAAAGGATTTAGTCATAGGggcaatctaaatacacataagAGGATTCATACGGGAGAGGAACCGTTTTGTTgatctgagtgtggtaaaagattaaAGATTCAGTCCTATTGTACAAGACATTTGAGGATTCATAAAGGAGAGGCGACACAGTTGCaacttttgcaaaaaaaaatacttattaggatttatcaacagatattcatattatacataATCATAGTTCACTGTTTTAAATAGACTTAAAAGTGGTTATGTCCCTATAAAATATAAGTCATTGAAAAACACGAAAGATCTGTGTTGATATATCTTGTTTTTACTGATTTCTACATAATTTCTCTATTTTTCATAATGTCCTTCATGTTGTTTTATGGTTAAAGTGTATTCATTGcacagtatgaatgtgtgttttaaactAGTTCATATGATTAAATAAGTTTGTTTAACACAATGGTTTCTTGGTTCGTGACATTCAATGACATTGTATGTTCTCCTTCatgtattgaatgtgtttccaaGAATAAAAGTCTAATAAAGGATGATGGCGTCgttgccctcctcctctttgtttctgtacgaACGGAGGCTGCACTGGCTCCAGTAGAATTGTCTCATGAGACAAATTAATCAGCTTCTCACAATCAGACAGGTTTGTTCACATTTGACGTGAAGTTGGAACTGGGAATTTTCAGATCAGAATATCTGACATACGCACTCTCGCACACATGGACAGTTGAGCAGCGATGACGGAGGAGCCCTCGTTGACATGACTGACAGTAAATGTCAAATATAAGGATTGTTAACttcagagacagctgtgatgtcTCCGATCTATCACATTTAAGAATTATTTTcatatgcttgtgtttgtactgggaTGGTTTGGCTCCGTCAGTCATCTGTGTGATACTGGACTCAGTAGATCACAGatctatataaaacaaaatagatCATAGAATAGAGATCAAAACAAACTAATCTAATGAGCAACATCTGAGGTCAGGAAGTTCGGTTTGGCATTGCTCCGTTTGGAAGAaactatgcccgaacagaagctgttcggaccaatcaaattgtcagggcgggctttatacgatgatggacagatgatcaaccaTAGATATCTGATCAGCAGTTACGTAATCAACTACGTCATCAAAGAGCGCTTGGGTAgactttgttttccacaaacatgcctgccgctggagagctgagatatgtacatgctgccattgagtctgttttagaagacatcggcagcgcattcattttgaaagagaatcagagaaacgcgatcaaggcatttgtagatcgaaaagaTGTTTGTGCTGTCCTTCCTACGGGATTTGGAAAAAGTTTAATTGATCAGCTAGCCCCGATGGTCAcgaagaagatgggacacgggaatgtcgcgttccaGCCGTGATATTAAGTTTTTACAGGACCGACAAATGCGATACGATTTGTTATATGTGTTGTGGAGTTGTAATCCTGAACGGAGAACTTGTTCATAGGTGGATTCACCTTTACTGTTTGTCTCaaaatgctgatcgtgttggtaagTTCTCCGTGTagccttaaattatttttacaacaccggcaaaaatcgtttttactcatcttcttcttctacttctgccagcgtgcgtgcagttgagttctgttgacaacaactatgcgtcgctttaCATACGTCAAATCAtttgttgctctgattggttgtaggtctatccaattgagcgaagaggcatttttttccCTGGTTCGGTTAAAACACGCCCCCTAATCACAGCTCAATGGAGCAGTATTAGACTCATATTCTGCCTTGAATTATGAATATGACAACGTCAAGCTaacgggttgccgacccctgtgtaGAACTGAATTTGTTTGATGTATTAGACGCTTTTGTGTCTTCTGTGACAGCAGTGTCCATCTCTTATAGCCGTCCTCTGGGAACACTTCCATTGTCATTTTGcttctatttgctgcgcgtttctgtaatgtgttgtgttgtgaaattgatgaagatgctTTCtgactttgcttgtgttttgtcaacttgcatgtgttttcctaagttgctgttcgtttaGCTTTCAGGGCCACCTTAAAGttgccactaaatgcaaaatagcgggcttc
The window above is part of the Platichthys flesus chromosome 21, fPlaFle2.1, whole genome shotgun sequence genome. Proteins encoded here:
- the LOC133932726 gene encoding zinc finger and SCAN domain-containing protein 21-like, which gives rise to MSAVQLLRVSVHERISAAAEDFLLQVEDGGGKARVPELRAMLTERLMAAVEQILAGLEETLFEYDDRVERSEREICRQRRLLEAVMQPKVWLHRAVCPADIKQLMVIIEEVPPEEQKDNRADCGGPDPARNSGPDGRLQPGCEDETEDSSETEDSEDDWMETREPQTGLNTMCPADFQQLMVNKEEVPPEEQLWSRLVVLEDPEPHHIKEEQKEPWTNQDGQQLQGLEEADIKFTLTPVAVKSEEDEEKLKSSKLHQSETKKNRVDCGGPEPARNSGPDGRLQPGPEDKTEDSSETEESEDPWMETREPQTGLNTRNNKQPLSDIGCKTEKKSLSCSECGRRFNQRGHLNIHMRIHTGEKPFSCSECGKRFNQVGVLNIHKRIHTGEKPFSCSECGKRFSRRDSLNIHMRSHTGEKPFRCSECDKGFSHRGNLNTHKRIHTGEEPFC